Proteins from a genomic interval of Brachybacterium vulturis:
- a CDS encoding ROK family transcriptional regulator, whose amino-acid sequence MTQRNSVTPLMRTVRDQHVGAILRCILSGPVARKELARRTSISFTTITRLVSALLAAGVIEELPVQQNGRGASGRPQIPLGFPSPGRLVVGTHVHAHSTTATAFTLTGEPITSALVEHPATDPAPVLAASVALTEELVAKVGRENVVGVGVSTGGVVDFDSGAVLSSPQLGWTDVSLRTPFEAALELPVVADSSVRALAMSQLQQSGDGETSVLVIHTAGWISAALIVDHQLHRGPGASAGTIAHLPVPGGPGAPCPCGSVDCLGVVVTDEAVLQQAIGLNALPGGSEWSDIYRAQATNAQVGALVRRRAEQLGRAVAHLVEVMNPDLTIVAGLIGAPEDVELCLGTATAACTRSLGDMPRMIRHWRVVGNEWDRASAALVLDDYLRRPTHYEAALVGGGR is encoded by the coding sequence ATGACGCAGCGAAACTCCGTGACCCCGCTCATGCGCACTGTGCGGGACCAGCACGTCGGAGCCATCCTGCGCTGCATTCTCAGCGGCCCGGTAGCACGCAAGGAGCTCGCCCGCCGCACCTCCATCAGCTTCACCACGATCACCCGGCTGGTCTCGGCACTGCTGGCGGCCGGTGTCATCGAAGAACTGCCCGTGCAGCAGAACGGCCGCGGCGCATCGGGCCGTCCGCAGATCCCACTCGGCTTCCCCTCCCCCGGACGACTCGTCGTCGGGACCCACGTCCACGCCCATTCGACCACCGCCACAGCCTTCACCCTGACAGGTGAGCCCATCACCTCCGCGCTCGTCGAACATCCGGCCACCGACCCGGCCCCGGTCCTCGCGGCGAGCGTGGCCCTCACGGAAGAACTGGTCGCGAAGGTGGGACGCGAGAACGTGGTCGGGGTCGGCGTGAGCACGGGCGGTGTGGTCGACTTCGACTCCGGTGCAGTGCTGTCCAGCCCGCAGCTGGGATGGACGGACGTCTCATTGCGCACGCCCTTCGAAGCGGCGCTCGAACTGCCGGTCGTCGCGGACAGCTCCGTGCGCGCCCTCGCCATGAGCCAGCTGCAGCAATCGGGAGACGGCGAGACCTCTGTCCTCGTGATCCACACGGCCGGATGGATCAGCGCCGCACTGATCGTGGACCACCAGCTGCATCGCGGCCCCGGGGCGAGCGCCGGCACGATCGCACACCTGCCCGTTCCCGGCGGGCCCGGCGCCCCGTGCCCATGCGGGTCCGTCGATTGCCTCGGCGTCGTGGTCACCGACGAGGCCGTCCTGCAGCAGGCGATCGGCCTGAACGCCCTGCCGGGAGGTTCCGAATGGTCAGACATCTACCGAGCACAGGCGACGAATGCACAGGTCGGTGCGCTGGTGCGTCGACGGGCCGAGCAGCTCGGCCGCGCCGTCGCCCATCTGGTGGAGGTGATGAATCCGGATCTCACCATCGTGGCAGGGCTGATCGGGGCTCCCGAGGATGTCGAACTCTGCTTGGGCACCGCGACCGCCGCCTGCACCCGCTCGCTCGGCGACATGCCGCGGATGATCCGCCATTGGCGGGTGGTGGGGAACGAATGGGATCGCGCCTCGGCGGCCCTCGTCCTGGACGATTACCTGCGGCGCCCCACGCATTACGAGGCCGCTCTCGTCGGCGGAGGCCGGTGA
- a CDS encoding 2Fe-2S iron-sulfur cluster-binding protein yields MSTIMITVIDREGAEHSDVDWEDDESLMECLVRNSFPILATCGGNASCSTCHSFLDQVSFETAGEIDEDEADVLDSLTEDEREPTSRLTCQVPWDEDLEGAVVRIGPF; encoded by the coding sequence ATGAGCACCATCATGATCACCGTCATCGACCGCGAAGGCGCCGAGCACTCCGACGTCGACTGGGAGGACGACGAGTCCCTCATGGAGTGCCTCGTGCGCAACAGCTTCCCGATCCTCGCCACCTGCGGCGGGAATGCCTCCTGCTCCACCTGCCACTCCTTCCTCGACCAGGTCTCCTTCGAGACCGCCGGGGAGATCGACGAGGACGAGGCCGATGTGCTGGATTCCCTCACCGAGGACGAGCGCGAGCCCACCTCACGGCTGACCTGCCAGGTCCCCTGGGACGAGGACCTCGAGGGCGCCGTGGTGAGGATCGGACCCTTCTGA
- a CDS encoding ABC transporter substrate-binding protein translates to MRSLTRRSLLGLTTAAAVSGLAACGGSSSTPGGSDTTYSAAPEDLTAELRYAIWDKAQEPAMQKIVDGFTTKFPNITVSIDVSEFGSYWTKIQTEASSDSLPDVFWMNPPNFQLYAQNEILMPLTSMVDGGALAKENYTPAVWDLYRLDDVQYGVPKDNDAMAIWFNKKLLKEYGVDEPAEGWTWEDLRASAEAVVSGSGGDVYGFSGPVNSAGNHSWYNSVHQAGGYILNEDHTACGYDQPGTVEGVTFWRDLLADGLSPSIKQLTDTSFDDWFSSGKLAMAAGGTWQTQPFLEALGDDLGVISWAAGSAGNQVCVSGLSNVMPAVSKNPQASMAFLEYLGGEEAAIAQAESGVVIPAFNGAADPFYDSIETLDLRVFEDAIAQGFSNPATKNTKEWQSVELEMLLPVFTGEAEVESTCEELFTTINNLLAKE, encoded by the coding sequence ATGCGATCACTCACCCGCCGCTCACTCCTCGGTCTGACCACAGCAGCTGCCGTCTCGGGTCTGGCCGCCTGCGGCGGTTCGTCCTCGACTCCCGGCGGCTCGGACACGACCTATTCCGCCGCGCCGGAAGACCTCACCGCAGAACTGCGGTACGCGATCTGGGACAAGGCGCAGGAGCCGGCGATGCAGAAGATCGTCGACGGCTTCACCACGAAGTTCCCCAACATCACGGTCTCCATCGACGTCTCCGAGTTCGGCAGCTATTGGACGAAGATCCAGACCGAGGCATCGAGCGACTCCCTGCCGGACGTGTTCTGGATGAACCCCCCGAACTTCCAGCTGTACGCACAGAACGAGATCCTGATGCCGTTGACCTCGATGGTCGACGGCGGCGCTCTCGCCAAGGAGAACTACACCCCGGCGGTCTGGGATCTGTACCGTCTCGACGATGTCCAGTACGGCGTGCCCAAGGACAACGATGCGATGGCGATCTGGTTCAACAAGAAGCTGCTGAAGGAGTACGGGGTGGACGAGCCCGCCGAGGGGTGGACCTGGGAGGACCTCCGGGCTTCGGCGGAGGCCGTCGTATCGGGCTCCGGGGGCGACGTGTACGGATTCAGCGGCCCCGTCAACTCCGCCGGCAATCACTCCTGGTACAACTCGGTGCACCAGGCCGGCGGCTACATCCTCAACGAGGATCACACGGCCTGCGGGTACGACCAGCCGGGCACCGTCGAAGGGGTGACCTTCTGGCGGGATCTGCTCGCCGATGGGCTGTCGCCGAGCATCAAGCAGCTCACCGACACCTCCTTCGACGACTGGTTCTCCTCGGGCAAGCTCGCGATGGCCGCCGGCGGGACCTGGCAGACCCAGCCCTTCCTCGAGGCGCTCGGCGACGACCTCGGGGTCATCTCCTGGGCGGCCGGCAGCGCCGGCAATCAGGTGTGCGTCAGCGGGCTGAGCAACGTCATGCCCGCAGTCTCGAAGAACCCTCAGGCGTCGATGGCCTTCCTCGAATACCTGGGCGGCGAAGAGGCTGCGATCGCGCAGGCGGAGTCGGGTGTGGTCATCCCTGCGTTCAACGGTGCCGCGGATCCGTTCTACGACTCGATCGAGACCCTCGATCTGAGGGTCTTCGAGGACGCGATCGCCCAGGGATTCTCGAACCCCGCGACCAAGAACACGAAGGAGTGGCAGAGCGTCGAGCTGGAGATGCTGCTGCCGGTGTTCACGGGCGAGGCCGAGGTCGAGAGCACCTGCGAGGAGCTGTTCACCACGATCAACAACCTGCTCGCGAAGGAATGA
- a CDS encoding carbohydrate ABC transporter permease — protein sequence MTDLATKPSHPPTRRPGRRSYGTALTHTVLLVGGVVMVMPLLYQLMMSLSSNAEVQSVPPSLWPERLQWHNYADVFSTINFGHQLYISILITVIRVIAQVLLASLSGYAFARMRFRGNGVLLAIVLSVMMIPPQIYLISQYQLIHQLGWLNTVMGIVTPGLATAFGTFLMRQFFLGLPDELEEAARLDGANPFQIFSRIMMPLARNGMFALGIMTTMWSWNELLWPLVITTDDTVRPLSVGIANLQGQYESEYPLMMAASLMAIAPILILFIVFQKRVIAGVARTGIK from the coding sequence ATGACTGACCTCGCGACGAAGCCTTCGCATCCACCGACGCGCCGCCCCGGCCGCCGCAGCTACGGGACCGCTCTGACACACACCGTGCTGCTCGTCGGTGGCGTGGTCATGGTGATGCCCCTGCTCTATCAGCTGATGATGAGCCTGTCCTCGAACGCCGAGGTGCAGTCCGTCCCGCCCAGCCTGTGGCCGGAGCGGCTTCAGTGGCACAACTACGCCGACGTCTTCTCCACCATCAATTTCGGGCACCAGCTGTACATCAGCATCCTCATCACCGTCATCCGCGTGATCGCACAGGTGCTCCTCGCGTCTCTGTCCGGCTATGCCTTCGCGCGCATGCGCTTCCGCGGCAACGGGGTGCTGCTGGCGATCGTGCTGTCGGTCATGATGATCCCGCCCCAGATCTATCTGATCTCCCAGTATCAGCTCATCCATCAGCTGGGCTGGTTGAACACCGTCATGGGCATCGTCACTCCCGGCCTCGCCACCGCGTTCGGCACGTTCCTGATGCGGCAGTTCTTCCTCGGCCTGCCCGATGAGCTCGAGGAAGCGGCACGGCTGGACGGCGCGAATCCGTTCCAGATCTTCTCGCGGATCATGATGCCGCTGGCGCGCAACGGGATGTTCGCGCTCGGGATCATGACCACGATGTGGTCGTGGAACGAGCTGCTGTGGCCGCTGGTGATCACCACCGATGACACCGTCCGGCCCTTGAGCGTGGGCATCGCCAACCTGCAGGGACAGTACGAGAGCGAGTATCCCCTGATGATGGCGGCCTCTCTGATGGCCATCGCCCCGATCCTGATCCTGTTCATCGTCTTCCAGAAACGCGTGATCGCCGGCGTCGCTCGGACCGGCATCAAGTGA
- a CDS encoding carbohydrate ABC transporter permease: protein MSAPPTARSSRSAPSTDAGQARRRSRRLRGSPLWPALFLAPTLLILGVFHLWPGVQTLWYSFTEWGAFGGTTFTGIANYARMLKDPEIIRSFLNTAVFTLIVMISIPIGTVLASMIERPGMRFRSLYRTLYFIPFVTMPAAVAIVWKIIFNGDFGVANWLLSLIGISGPYWLSTPPFALIAVSIVGMWSAMGFNLILLSAGVREIPRELYEAAEIDGASPLRQFFSVTVPLMTPSLFFVTIITVIQAFQQFDLIFIMLGTNNIALPETQGLVFIFYAQAFINNDKGYAAAIGILALVVIGLLTMLQFRLQKRWVHYD from the coding sequence ATGAGCGCCCCGCCGACGGCTCGGTCCTCCCGCAGTGCTCCCTCGACGGACGCCGGTCAGGCCCGGCGCCGCTCGCGCCGACTGCGCGGTTCACCACTGTGGCCCGCGCTGTTCCTGGCTCCCACGCTGCTGATCCTCGGCGTCTTCCATCTGTGGCCGGGCGTCCAGACGCTCTGGTACAGCTTCACCGAGTGGGGCGCCTTCGGTGGGACGACCTTCACCGGCATCGCGAACTACGCGCGCATGCTCAAGGATCCGGAGATCATCAGATCCTTCCTCAACACGGCGGTCTTCACGCTGATCGTCATGATCAGCATCCCGATCGGCACCGTCCTGGCGTCGATGATCGAGCGTCCCGGCATGCGGTTCCGCTCGCTGTACCGGACGTTGTACTTCATCCCGTTCGTGACCATGCCGGCCGCCGTCGCGATCGTCTGGAAGATCATCTTCAACGGCGATTTCGGCGTGGCGAACTGGCTGCTGAGCCTCATCGGGATCAGTGGCCCCTACTGGCTCTCGACCCCTCCCTTCGCACTGATCGCGGTCTCGATCGTGGGGATGTGGAGTGCCATGGGTTTCAATCTCATCCTGCTCAGCGCCGGGGTGCGGGAGATCCCACGGGAGCTCTACGAGGCCGCCGAGATAGACGGAGCCTCTCCGCTCAGGCAGTTCTTCTCCGTGACGGTCCCGCTGATGACCCCATCACTGTTCTTCGTCACGATCATCACCGTGATCCAGGCATTCCAGCAGTTCGACCTGATCTTCATCATGCTCGGTACGAACAACATCGCCCTGCCCGAGACCCAGGGTCTCGTGTTCATCTTCTATGCCCAAGCGTTCATCAACAACGACAAGGGCTATGCGGCCGCGATCGGAATTCTGGCCCTCGTGGTGATCGGCCTGCTCACGATGCTGCAGTTCCGACTCCAGAAGCGATGGGTGCACTATGACTGA